The following DNA comes from Sorex araneus isolate mSorAra2 chromosome 5, mSorAra2.pri, whole genome shotgun sequence.
ccttggcaccctatatggcaCCCACCTGAGCCCTCCAGTAGTAATTCTTcagcacaatcaggagtaacctccaagtcactgggtgtgaccaaaatttaaaaaaatagtttccctTGCAGGGAATTTCAAGTACTGGTACAGTAACCTCTGATAAGGTTTTTTTGTATTTGGTTGGGGgcgttggaccacacccagcagtgctcaactCCTGGCTGAGATCAGGGGGACTGAAGAAGGTGTCacgaatcgaatctgggttggccatgtacaaagcaagcgcctttcctgttgtattatctctccagtttcttGATAcggtgttgttttcttttttcttttttggtcacacccaacaatgctcctggctctgcactggggaattactcctggcggtgcttggggatgccacagattaaacccagattggccactggcaaggcaaattgccctacccactagactattgCTCCTGCTGCCCCTTGATAAATCTCCACTTCTCCAAAGCCAATTATCCAACTCTGGGACAGGTGGCGAAATTTGCATACTCAGTGTCTGTGGCAGATGACCCTGAGTCAGAGGAGAAATCCATACGCCGTCCTCAGGATGCAGGAAATCATGCAACAGGAATTGGTACTGAGCAGCAAGGAACTGCTGAGGGTGAGTCTAGAAGGGTGACCAGAGGTTTCCACTGTCCTGTGGCTGCCCCCTGGCGCTATCAACTTCTTAATTCCTACCATCACTCAATTTGCCATTGAGGTTTACATTCCACCAGACCAATCACCCTTTTTCTTGGGAAGTGAGCACCTCCCAGGTGGTGCTCACTGGGCCCGATTCACTCCCAGAAATTCTTGGTCAATTGGCCAGGAAGTTCAATGCTTGAACCCACAGATGAGGTGCTGCTCCTTGGTccctacagtgccagggaccagcagggccacacctggcagtgccgagAGAGCATGTAATATAGGAACTCTAACTgtgcactatctccctggcccagtcaATCACATGAACTCTGTGTCCCAAGTTCTTTTTCATTAATAGTGGTTCATTTCATCCAACTGAAGATGACACATATATCAAAAGCAGaggcttgccttgaatgtgcaaGGCTCTGGGTTCATCCCAGCATTCCAAAATAAAGTCCCTCTCATCTTGGTGAGACTCAATATTGACTCTTCAGGGATCAGGGAGTTAGCACCAGGGTAGATATGCCATACTTGGCATGCAAGAGACCTAGTttgctccctggtaccacatggtcccccaagcagcatgctgggagcagcccttgagcatcaccacaAAACTGCCTCTGCATTGCTAGCATCTGTTTCTCAAGAGTGTatcacttccctccccaccctgcctccaccTTTTCCCAAAGTTGCTGTCCTGTCGTCTTGGTTTCCACAGGTACCCGGCAGACTTCCAGATTCAGAGGATGTTCTGTGGAAATATTCACTGAACACAAGGGTTGGGAATATGGAATTGAGTAGTGGTCCCCTCCAAGATTCGACCACACTGCTTCTGTCTGCTGAATGACTCAGCTGGGTACTGGTCCAGGAGAACACCAGTGATAGGAACACACCCAGGCGAGAATGCAGAAGGGGAGGTGTCAACAGCAGATATTTTGTCAACAACAGACACTGTCATGCCCCCCTTCCCTTACCCAGGTTCGGCAAGCTGCCCTGCACCAGTTACTGGAAAAGGAGCATCAGCAGTACCAGCAGGAACTCAAGCAGATGGGTAAAGCGTTCTATGTGGAGAGGATGTGATGAACCCCAACACACACCAAACCTGCCAAGCTCACCTCCAGAGCCCGACCACTTCGAGCCTCCTTCCTCAAAACTCCTGGATCTGTCTAGCCTCTGCTCTTACTCCACTTCTCACTCTCACATCAACCCCTGTTGCTCCGGAAAGCAAGTTGTGGAACAATGGTAAAGACACGAGTGACGCCTTGTGGCCAGAATGAGAGACACCGATGATGtcagaaaggggagggaaggtggcGAGGTGGAAAATGTTACTTAGAGGATgctgatttaataaataaagttaGCTTCTAAAGGTGCAAAATTAGACCAtctggtttaattttttaatgcaaaacaGATTTATTCACATGCACAATGATGAGATGAGGTTAGGATATTGGGTAATAAAAGTAATCCAATAGAGAAGCTCAAAATTCTTCATTCAACTTTGAGACCTTGTACAAAGGAAAGACTTGTATTTTATTCAGACATTCAGAGTCTTCCCGAGAGTGTTTAATAGGCTTTTCAGCAGAGCCTTGCTGCTGATACTTCTGCCTCCTCCAAATGATAAGAGACTTGATGATCCAGATAGTTTAGTTTCTTCATCTGCTTAGCCAAGAACATTTCCAGGAATTTTATGACACCGGTTTTGTCATTCCTCTAAGTCTTCCTCTAAGCATTCCTCTAAGTGTCGAGGTCTTTCAAAAGCGAGTCTAACTTTGTCTCCTACTCCAGAGCTGTCTAGAGCttctgagccacttccccacagCCTCTCAGCCACTAGAATGGAGCTCCATGAATTTTAGGTATTTTAGAAACTGCCTTGCATATGCCTTCTTCACCTCAACTTGGTCTTCAAAGAATGGAATAAAATGAGGCACATTTGTATCATGAGTGTAACAAAAGGCTATTGATAAATAGACATCACTGATACTCAGCTTCAAAGATGCTCTAAGAGAGCAAATCTGCACTCCTCAGATGCCTTGTCAGTTTTAGGCAAAAACCtacctgggggggctggagcaatagcacaaagggtaggacgtttgccttgcatgcatcctacccaggtttgattcccagcatcccatatgatcccctgagcatcaccaggagtaattcctgagtgcagagccaagaataacccttgtgcattgtcaggtgtgacccaaaaagcaaagaaaaaaaaaacaaaaaaacccacctgGTTAATTCAGCCCTAACTGGATTCCTTTGGGAAACACTTGTTTTCAACTGCCATCATCTTAATATACCTTCCTCATCTGTAatcttttgttttaggaccatatccagcaatgctcaggactcactcctagttctgggctcagggatcattcctggcagaacttgggaaTTATATGGAATAcaggggatggaactcaggtttactgtgttcaagacaagcaccctacctgctgtagtatctctagCCCCTCAATCCATAaccttttttaataatgtaggagtgctgttatttgttcagccattgattaagctgattaaattgggcatgaactccacgttactttattttattgtatcaccgtgagatagttacaaagctttcatgtttgagattcagccgtacGATGATGgaacacctatccttccaccagtgcacattttccaccaccaatatccccagcaccaccactgccccacacacaaacacaccccagtcctcaccctgcctcagtggcagacaatttccccaatactctctaattttgggcattatggggttttttgttgttgtttatttttttggggtttttctgttgttattttgctttttgggtcacacccagcgatgcaaaggggttactcctggctcatgcattcaggaattactcctggcggtgcccaggggaccatatgggatgctgggaaccgaacctgagttggccacgtgcaaggcaaatgccctacccactgtgctattgctccggtccctgggcattatgttttgctcaaattttcccaccaccattcaagcctacctgccaggggcagatgctagataatttattttctattgctcattttgaatatcataagaACTTGCATGGccgtgattgtaaatgtaaatttctagattgtaaatgcttgggttccagagacatctctgtatggcactaatccatttttggATTCAGTTGGGAggctgggtcagggctgttggtgcactgaCAAATTGTGGGTGTaacagccagtcttctgggtgggTGGGACCCGGGAGGGACCTCCTACTGccgccatgcagcctggagatttagtcctggtacCTGAATATGAGGGCCttacttgtggaagctcttggtcacc
Coding sequences within:
- the CFAP141 gene encoding cilia- and flagella-associated protein 141, giving the protein MSTEKVSKIEEKFQNTPGSKKIDRWRNLHTQCLWQMTLSQRRNPYAVLRMQEIMQQELVLSSKELLRVRQAALHQLLEKEHQQYQQELKQMGKAFYVERM